Proteins from a genomic interval of Bacteroidales bacterium:
- the eno gene encoding phosphopyruvate hydratase has translation MKIQKVKAIEILDSRGNPTVEVNLQLEDGTLSRAMVPSGASTGEREAVEMRDGDKNRYGGKGVLKAVANVNTIIAKEIVGKCFQSQRELDYLMIELDGTPNKSKLGANAILAVSMAYARAKSLSTKTTLYQYLGGSNAYLLPVPCMNVINGGSHADNNVDFQEFMIAPHNAPSFRESIRMGEEVFHSLKSVLKAKGLSTGVGDEGGFAPDLKSNDQAVEMILEGIHKAGYTPGKDVSICLDPAASAMWENGKYKFFKSTQKLVSSDDMVKLWESWVNQYPIVLLEDGLAENDWEGWKNLTDVLGKKTEIVGDDIFCTNKKILAEGIEKGVANSILIKLNQIGTVTETLETIELAYKNSYNCFVSHRSGETIDSFISDLTVAVNAGHLKTGSGCRGERIEKFNQLMRIEHELGKTSRFAGIKAFKNAK, from the coding sequence ATGAAAATTCAAAAAGTAAAAGCAATCGAAATACTCGATTCAAGGGGAAATCCTACAGTTGAAGTGAACTTGCAACTGGAAGACGGAACATTGTCACGTGCTATGGTACCAAGTGGAGCATCAACAGGTGAACGGGAAGCGGTAGAAATGAGGGATGGCGATAAAAATCGTTACGGCGGTAAAGGCGTACTAAAAGCCGTGGCAAATGTGAATACGATTATCGCTAAAGAAATAGTAGGCAAATGTTTCCAAAGTCAGCGCGAATTAGATTACCTGATGATCGAATTAGACGGAACGCCTAATAAATCTAAACTTGGAGCAAATGCTATTTTAGCCGTTTCAATGGCTTATGCCCGAGCCAAATCATTAAGTACAAAGACAACACTTTATCAGTATTTAGGTGGAAGTAATGCTTACTTATTGCCAGTGCCCTGTATGAATGTTATAAATGGAGGTAGTCATGCTGACAACAATGTGGACTTTCAGGAATTTATGATTGCGCCGCACAATGCGCCTTCATTTAGAGAATCCATCCGCATGGGTGAAGAAGTATTCCATAGCCTGAAATCGGTTTTAAAAGCAAAAGGTCTTAGCACAGGTGTAGGTGATGAGGGTGGGTTTGCTCCTGATTTGAAATCGAATGATCAAGCTGTTGAAATGATTTTAGAAGGCATACATAAAGCTGGATATACACCCGGGAAAGATGTAAGTATCTGTCTTGACCCGGCTGCAAGTGCAATGTGGGAAAATGGGAAATATAAATTTTTCAAAAGCACACAAAAATTAGTTTCAAGTGATGATATGGTTAAACTTTGGGAAAGTTGGGTAAACCAATATCCGATTGTTCTGCTTGAAGATGGTTTGGCCGAAAATGACTGGGAAGGCTGGAAAAATCTGACAGATGTTCTCGGTAAAAAAACAGAAATTGTTGGGGATGATATTTTCTGTACCAATAAGAAAATCCTGGCCGAAGGTATTGAAAAAGGTGTGGCTAATTCTATCCTTATCAAACTAAACCAAATTGGTACTGTAACCGAAACGCTTGAAACCATTGAGTTGGCATACAAAAACTCTTACAATTGTTTTGTGTCGCACCGAAGTGGGGAAACCATCGACAGCTTTATTTCCGACCTCACCGTTGCAGTAAATGCAGGTCACTTAAAAACCGGAAGTGGTTGCCGTGGTGAACGCATAGAGAAGTTTAAC
- a CDS encoding T9SS type A sorting domain-containing protein: protein MKKFTFILTVLIATAVAANAQWQQTSGPEGGSVLSLAISGTNIFAGTYGGGVFLSSNNGSSWTEVNNGLPSTRVLSLAISGTNIFAGTSGYGVFLSTNNGGSWTATGLTNSYVHSIAISGTNIFAGTSVGVFLSSNNGSSWTEVSNGMAGIQVQAIAISGTNIFAGTYGGGVFLSTNNGSSWAAVNTGLPNPYVQALAISGTNIFAGTFGLGVFLSTNNGDSWTEVNAGLTSIYVQAFAISGTNIFAGTSDGVFLSTNNGSSWTEFSNGLTNAFVQSLAISGSNIFAGTYGGVFLSSNNGGSWNLVNTGLTNTAVHSLAMIGTNIFAGTFGHGVFLSTNNGNSWAAVNNGLTNSWVRPIAISGTNLFAGTNGGVFLSTNNGSSWTEVNTGLTNPYVQSLAISGTNIFAGTWGGGMFLSINNGDSWTEVNNGFTTNAINSIAFSGTNIFAGTYDAGVFISSNNGSLWTEVNTGLTNPYVQSLAMSGTDIFAGTSDGVFLSTNNGSSWTEFSNGLTNAFVQSLAISGTNIFAGTREGGVFLSRNNGVSWTEFNDGLTSNSIYTLAISETNIFAGTHNSGVWKRPLPVGIEEIDIKNSIAIYPNPASEFFTISVDTDDNTYKTLNIFNVNGSLVKTETLKKNQQEINISKLSNGIYLVEIKSENFIGKQKLIIQR from the coding sequence ATGAAAAAATTTACATTTATCTTAACAGTTTTAATTGCTACAGCGGTTGCGGCAAATGCCCAATGGCAGCAAACCAGCGGACCTGAGGGAGGAAGTGTCCTATCATTAGCCATCAGCGGAACAAATATTTTTGCAGGAACTTATGGTGGCGGAGTGTTTTTATCAAGCAATAATGGAAGCTCATGGACTGAGGTTAATAACGGTTTGCCAAGTACTAGAGTCCTTTCGTTAGCTATCAGTGGAACAAATATCTTTGCTGGAACTTCGGGCTACGGAGTGTTTCTATCAACCAATAATGGAGGCTCTTGGACGGCAACCGGTTTAACAAATTCTTATGTCCATTCAATAGCCATCAGCGGAACAAATATCTTTGCTGGAACTTCGGTTGGCGTATTTTTATCAAGCAATAATGGAAGCTCATGGACTGAGGTTAGTAACGGGATGGCAGGTATTCAAGTCCAAGCAATAGCCATCAGCGGAACAAATATCTTTGCAGGAACTTACGGCGGCGGCGTATTTTTATCAACTAATAATGGAAGCTCATGGGCTGCAGTTAATACCGGTTTGCCAAATCCTTATGTCCAAGCATTAGCCATCAGCGGAACAAATATATTTGCAGGAACTTTTGGACTCGGAGTATTTTTATCAACCAATAATGGAGACTCATGGACTGAGGTTAATGCTGGTTTAACAAGTATTTATGTCCAAGCATTTGCCATCAGCGGAACAAATATCTTTGCAGGAACTTCGGACGGCGTGTTTTTATCAACCAATAATGGCAGCTCATGGACTGAGTTTAGTAACGGCTTGACAAATGCTTTCGTCCAATCATTAGCCATAAGCGGGTCAAACATCTTTGCAGGAACTTATGGCGGAGTGTTTTTATCAAGCAATAATGGAGGCTCATGGAATTTGGTTAATACTGGTTTGACAAATACTGCTGTCCATTCATTAGCCATGATCGGAACAAATATATTTGCAGGAACTTTTGGACACGGAGTATTTTTATCAACCAATAATGGAAACTCATGGGCGGCGGTTAATAACGGTTTGACAAACTCTTGGGTCAGACCAATAGCCATCAGCGGAACAAATTTATTTGCCGGAACTAACGGAGGCGTATTTTTATCAACCAATAATGGAAGCTCATGGACAGAGGTTAATACCGGTTTGACAAATCCTTATGTCCAATCATTAGCCATCAGCGGAACAAATATCTTTGCAGGAACCTGGGGCGGCGGAATGTTTTTATCAATCAATAATGGAGACTCGTGGACTGAGGTGAATAACGGTTTTACAACTAATGCTATCAACTCAATAGCCTTCAGCGGAACAAATATCTTTGCAGGAACTTATGATGCCGGTGTGTTTATATCAAGCAATAATGGAAGCTTATGGACTGAGGTGAATACTGGTTTGACAAATCCTTATGTCCAATCATTAGCCATGAGCGGAACAGATATCTTTGCAGGAACTTCGGACGGCGTGTTTTTATCAACCAATAATGGCAGCTCATGGACTGAGTTTAGTAACGGCTTGACAAATGCTTTCGTCCAATCATTAGCCATCAGCGGAACAAATATCTTTGCAGGAACTCGGGAAGGCGGAGTATTTTTATCAAGAAATAATGGAGTCTCATGGACGGAGTTTAATGACGGCTTGACGAGTAACTCTATCTATACATTAGCCATCAGCGAAACAAATATCTTTGCTGGAACTCATAACTCTGGTGTTTGGAAACGACCTTTACCAGTGGGAATAGAAGAAATAGACATAAAAAACAGCATTGCTATTTACCCGAATCCTGCTTCTGAGTTTTTTACGATAAGTGTTGACACAGATGACAATACCTATAAAACATTGAATATTTTTAATGTGAATGGTTCATTGGTAAAAACTGAAACACTGAAAAAAAATCAACAGGAAATTAACATCAGCAAGCTAAGCAACGGAATCTACCTGGTCGAGATCAAATCGGAAAACTTTATCGGAAAACAAAAATTGATAATCCAAAGATAA